One genomic region from Spirosoma sp. KCTC 42546 encodes:
- a CDS encoding (Fe-S)-binding protein has product MSTEKTYKVPTMADMVASGEEPEILFWVGCAGSFDDRYKRVTIAFVRILNHVGIKFAVLGSEEACTGDPARRAGNEFLFQMQAMANIQVLNGYNVKKIVTACPHCFNTLKNEYPELGGNYEVIHHSQFLQGLINEGRVRVKDGQSFKGRRITFHDSCYLGRANKVYEAPREVLAALDADLVEMKRVRANGLCCGAGGGQYFKEPEPGKKDVNVERVEEALSTGADTIAVACPFCMTMMSDGVKNKNREDSVRVYDISELIAQGQGL; this is encoded by the coding sequence ATGTCAACTGAAAAAACATACAAAGTACCAACGATGGCCGACATGGTTGCATCGGGCGAAGAACCGGAAATCTTGTTTTGGGTTGGGTGTGCTGGCTCATTCGATGACCGTTATAAACGGGTAACTATTGCCTTCGTTCGTATTCTGAATCATGTTGGTATTAAGTTCGCTGTGCTTGGTTCCGAAGAAGCCTGTACGGGCGATCCTGCCCGACGCGCTGGGAATGAGTTTCTGTTCCAGATGCAGGCTATGGCCAATATTCAGGTGTTAAATGGCTACAATGTCAAGAAAATCGTGACAGCCTGTCCGCATTGTTTCAATACACTTAAAAATGAGTACCCTGAATTAGGGGGAAACTATGAGGTAATCCACCACTCACAGTTTTTGCAGGGGCTCATCAACGAAGGACGTGTTCGTGTGAAAGATGGGCAGTCGTTTAAAGGCCGTCGTATAACGTTCCATGACTCATGCTATCTTGGCAGAGCTAATAAAGTGTATGAGGCTCCACGCGAAGTGTTGGCGGCACTAGATGCCGACCTAGTCGAGATGAAGCGCGTACGGGCCAATGGCTTGTGCTGTGGAGCAGGTGGTGGCCAGTATTTCAAGGAACCCGAGCCTGGTAAAAAAGATGTAAACGTGGAGCGCGTTGAGGAAGCGCTCAGTACAGGTGCCGATACGATTGCTGTAGCCTGCCCATTTTGTATGACAATGATGTCTGACGGTGTTAAGAATAAGAACCGCGAAGATTCTGTGCGTGTCTACGACATTTCGGAACTCATCGCCCAAGGGCAAGGGTTGTGA
- a CDS encoding 4Fe-4S dicluster domain-containing protein, translating into MEIIQQILFVAALAVTGWYITKRVRLITRAIKLGRAENRFDHPDERLKTMLLVAFGQKKMFTNLLVGVMHFVIYAGFLIVNLEVLEIILDGMLGTHRLFAPYITPVYPILIDVFELLAFGVLAVCVIFLCRRFIAKVPRFQEKRHREMTRWPRTDAAIILTAEILLMIAFLTWNASDSVLRDRGVGHYAELQGVVPDFLISQFFKPLFAGFSDTALTVYERTTWWLHILGILTFAVYVTYSKHLHIALGFPNVYFSDLQPKGEMQNMPEITKEVQLALGLPVTTDADGSQNNDNGEQPAEVGRFGAKDVQDLKWINLMNAYSCTECGRCTSVCPANITGKKLSPRKIMMDTRDRLEEIQRGWKTNGYDYKDEKSLLNDYITAEELNACTTCQACVNACPININPLDIILQLRRYRVMEESQAPASWNAMFSNIENNMAPWKFSPSDRFNWADQVNEK; encoded by the coding sequence ATGGAGATTATTCAACAAATTTTGTTTGTAGCGGCTCTAGCCGTAACAGGTTGGTATATAACTAAGCGCGTTAGGCTCATCACACGTGCTATTAAGCTTGGCCGTGCCGAAAATCGCTTCGACCATCCAGACGAGCGATTGAAAACGATGCTTCTAGTAGCCTTTGGGCAAAAAAAAATGTTTACCAATTTGCTGGTTGGCGTCATGCACTTTGTTATTTATGCTGGTTTTCTCATTGTTAACCTCGAAGTACTTGAAATTATTCTGGATGGTATGCTAGGAACGCACCGGCTATTTGCCCCTTACATTACACCCGTTTATCCAATTTTAATTGATGTCTTTGAGCTATTAGCGTTTGGCGTGCTGGCTGTTTGTGTCATTTTTTTATGCCGTCGGTTTATTGCGAAAGTACCTCGTTTTCAGGAAAAACGCCATCGTGAAATGACCCGCTGGCCCCGTACTGATGCTGCCATTATTCTAACCGCTGAGATTTTACTCATGATCGCATTCCTCACCTGGAATGCATCCGATAGCGTGTTACGTGATCGGGGTGTTGGGCATTATGCTGAATTGCAGGGTGTTGTGCCTGACTTCCTGATCAGCCAATTTTTTAAGCCGCTTTTTGCCGGGTTTAGTGATACAGCTCTTACCGTCTATGAACGCACAACCTGGTGGTTGCATATTTTAGGGATTCTGACTTTCGCTGTTTATGTAACCTATTCAAAACACCTCCATATTGCCCTTGGCTTTCCGAATGTCTATTTCTCGGACCTACAGCCGAAGGGCGAAATGCAGAATATGCCAGAGATAACCAAAGAAGTTCAGCTCGCGCTTGGCTTGCCTGTTACGACTGACGCAGATGGATCACAAAACAACGATAATGGCGAGCAGCCAGCGGAAGTTGGGCGGTTCGGTGCTAAAGATGTGCAGGATTTGAAGTGGATCAATCTTATGAACGCCTATAGTTGTACTGAATGTGGGCGTTGTACATCAGTCTGTCCCGCCAATATTACAGGTAAGAAGCTGTCGCCCCGAAAAATCATGATGGACACCCGCGACCGACTTGAAGAAATTCAGCGCGGATGGAAAACGAACGGATATGACTACAAGGACGAAAAGTCTTTATTGAATGACTATATAACTGCCGAGGAGCTCAACGCCTGTACGACTTGCCAGGCCTGTGTAAATGCCTGCCCGATCAATATAAACCCATTGGATATCATTCTGCAATTACGCCGGTATCGGGTTATGGAAGAATCGCAGGCACCAGCTTCCTGGAATGCCATGTTTAGTAATATTGAGAATAACATGGCTCCCTGGAAATTCTCGCCCAGCGATCGGTTTAACTGGGCTGATCAGGTGAATGAAAAATAG
- a CDS encoding DNA mismatch repair protein MutS: MSTETSFLNRQQQFIRDEQAAQRQYNQLAFWRLVWFIGSVAAVWLLIRLDYQLGAAGSLLAGLIGFLVLLKKHQTVRRKRDLSHQLTFINQDEAARLKRQYLRSETGDQFASPTHHYSGDLDVFGKHSLFRLLNRTHTYEGQNRLANWLKSPSNPDGIRLRQQAASELKPQLDWRQQFEALANLEESVGRSPDAVVKWAMAESSTLPGYLNIVRFLFPVITVSLFVAWLLGYMPGTAVLLGLAVHGLVLSQTAAKAKEASEQTFEISTALRAFQALFREAEQVKGDTVRLRAIRQALMSKDRSASKAIGQLGQLTEGLNYRRNPYFFLLFGIATLWDIHYLFRLERWRQQYGPDLGRWFKVLGELEALNSLAGFAYAHPTYATPDIVDDEFMLDFTLASHPLLPTDRSVANSLTLNGAGKTVLITGSNMSGKSTFLRTVGANVILALAGAVVSAERFWCSPVRAFTSMRTNDSLEESTSSFYAELKRLQTLIGLTKQMTDGKQAALSQDRLPVLYFLDEILKGTNSADRHRGAEALIRQLHQTTASGFVSTHDLELGQLTDADSFVRNFHFQSDLHDGELVFDYKLRNGICESFNASQLMKAIGIEMDAVQK; this comes from the coding sequence ATGTCTACTGAAACTAGTTTCCTAAATCGCCAACAACAATTTATTCGGGACGAACAAGCTGCTCAACGTCAGTATAATCAACTAGCCTTCTGGAGACTTGTCTGGTTTATTGGCAGCGTCGCTGCTGTCTGGCTACTTATCCGACTCGATTATCAATTAGGGGCTGCTGGCAGCTTACTGGCCGGATTGATTGGTTTTTTGGTACTCCTCAAAAAACACCAAACCGTCCGACGTAAACGTGACCTGAGCCATCAGTTGACGTTTATCAATCAGGACGAAGCCGCTCGACTCAAACGACAGTACCTGCGTTCTGAAACCGGAGATCAGTTTGCTAGTCCAACGCACCATTATTCCGGCGATTTAGACGTATTTGGAAAACATTCACTATTTCGGCTTCTAAACCGGACGCATACCTACGAAGGGCAGAATCGACTGGCGAACTGGCTCAAGTCTCCTTCTAACCCCGATGGTATTAGACTCCGCCAGCAAGCCGCTTCCGAACTGAAACCCCAACTTGACTGGAGACAACAGTTTGAGGCCTTAGCCAACCTAGAAGAAAGCGTTGGTCGCTCACCCGATGCAGTGGTTAAATGGGCAATGGCTGAGAGTTCAACGTTGCCAGGTTACCTGAACATTGTCCGGTTTCTATTTCCGGTTATTACCGTGAGTCTATTTGTTGCCTGGCTGTTAGGTTACATGCCGGGTACAGCCGTGTTGCTCGGATTAGCCGTTCATGGTCTGGTTCTTAGCCAGACGGCGGCAAAGGCAAAAGAAGCTAGTGAACAGACATTTGAGATTTCGACGGCATTGCGGGCATTTCAGGCGCTTTTTAGAGAGGCTGAACAGGTAAAAGGAGACACGGTACGACTGCGAGCTATTCGGCAGGCGTTGATGTCCAAAGATAGGTCTGCTTCAAAAGCCATTGGCCAACTTGGTCAGCTAACGGAAGGGCTGAATTACCGCCGAAATCCGTACTTTTTCCTGCTCTTCGGAATAGCGACTCTGTGGGATATTCACTATCTATTTCGGCTCGAACGCTGGCGGCAACAATATGGTCCGGATCTCGGCCGTTGGTTTAAAGTATTAGGAGAACTTGAAGCACTCAATAGTTTAGCTGGCTTCGCTTACGCCCACCCTACCTACGCAACGCCTGATATCGTTGATGATGAGTTCATGCTGGATTTTACACTGGCTTCTCATCCTTTGTTACCAACCGATCGTAGCGTCGCAAACTCACTCACCCTAAACGGAGCCGGAAAAACGGTGCTCATCACGGGTTCGAATATGTCGGGGAAAAGCACCTTCTTACGTACCGTTGGGGCCAATGTCATATTGGCATTGGCGGGGGCAGTTGTCAGTGCTGAACGATTCTGGTGTTCGCCCGTACGAGCCTTTACGAGTATGCGAACGAATGACTCACTTGAAGAAAGCACATCATCGTTTTACGCCGAATTAAAACGGCTACAAACGCTAATTGGCCTGACCAAACAAATGACGGATGGTAAGCAGGCAGCTTTATCGCAGGATCGCCTGCCGGTTCTCTATTTTCTGGATGAAATTCTGAAGGGGACAAACTCGGCTGATCGACACAGAGGGGCAGAGGCACTTATTCGGCAGCTACACCAGACAACTGCCTCTGGATTTGTTTCGACCCATGATCTCGAATTGGGTCAACTTACGGATGCCGATAGCTTTGTGCGCAACTTCCATTTTCAGTCTGATCTTCACGATGGCGAACTCGTGTTTGATTATAAGCTCCGTAATGGTATCTGCGAAAGCTTTAATGCCAGTCAATTAATGAAAGCAATTGGAATTGAGATGGATGCCGTCCAGAAGTAG
- a CDS encoding Fur family transcriptional regulator — protein MTLAEKTLKDFKLRHTNGREEVLDLFLNAGHALAHHDVENGLSPDHDRVTIYRTLRTFLDKGLLHKVLDDEGGTKYALCRERCADGHHHHDHVHFKCEACGQTTCLDQVSIPSVALPEGYNRKEMNLLIQGVCLDCNK, from the coding sequence ATGACATTGGCTGAAAAAACCCTGAAAGACTTTAAGCTCCGCCATACAAATGGCCGGGAGGAAGTGCTTGATTTGTTTCTGAACGCTGGTCATGCACTGGCGCACCACGATGTGGAAAATGGCTTAAGTCCGGACCACGACCGTGTCACGATTTATCGGACGCTACGGACGTTTTTAGATAAGGGACTTTTGCACAAAGTTCTCGATGATGAAGGTGGTACTAAATATGCTCTCTGTCGCGAGCGCTGCGCCGATGGTCATCATCATCACGACCATGTTCATTTTAAATGTGAAGCCTGCGGTCAAACCACTTGCCTGGATCAGGTTAGCATTCCTTCGGTTGCCCTTCCTGAAGGCTATAATCGAAAAGAAATGAACTTATTAATTCAAGGCGTTTGCCTGGATTGTAATAAATAA
- a CDS encoding ABC transporter ATP-binding protein — protein sequence MAKRGRGFGEEASEEDKKKFSKEGFKKALSIFQFVKPYRFQYIIGFVFLILSTGTTMSFGLLIGQITSVIQGKSAFTLNQVTLFFVGVLIAQAIFSFFRIYFFSQVSERAMADVRQATYSKIITLPIRFFEQRRVGELTSRISADISQLQDVLTLTVAELFRQVGTLTIGTAIILYVSWKLTLFMLATFPVIIVAAMVFGRFIRKLSKQAQDLLAQANVIVEETLQSVNVVKAFTNERLEINRYGTALQRVVGTALRAARFRGIFVSFVIFALFGGIIGVVWFGGSLVLSGEMPFADLLTFIVYTTFIGGSVAGMGDLYAQLQRTIGSSERVLEILEEPSEVDASQETPLFVPVHGHVQFEDVRFSYPSRPEIPVLKGISFDVAAGRKIALVGQSGAGKSTIVQLLMRYYQISSGKITVDGRDLTGFNITELRKNIAVVPQEVMLFGGTILENIQYGKPGATETEVREAARKANALQFIDSFPEGLQTIVGERGVKLSGGQRQRIAIARAILKDPAILILDEATSSLDAESERLVQEALDVLMQNRTTIIIAHRLATIRKVDRIYVMREGQIAESGTHDELATQEDGIYANLVKLQFEITE from the coding sequence ATGGCAAAACGGGGACGAGGTTTTGGCGAAGAAGCCAGCGAAGAGGATAAAAAGAAATTTAGTAAGGAAGGCTTTAAAAAAGCCCTGAGCATATTCCAGTTTGTGAAACCCTATCGGTTTCAATACATCATCGGGTTTGTGTTTCTGATCTTATCGACGGGTACAACGATGAGTTTCGGATTGCTGATTGGCCAGATTACGAGCGTTATACAAGGGAAATCGGCGTTTACGCTAAATCAGGTAACACTGTTTTTTGTCGGCGTATTGATAGCCCAGGCCATTTTCTCGTTCTTCCGAATTTATTTCTTCTCGCAGGTAAGTGAGCGAGCGATGGCCGATGTGCGCCAGGCCACTTACAGTAAAATCATAACGCTGCCAATTCGCTTTTTTGAACAACGACGCGTAGGTGAATTAACCAGCCGTATTTCGGCAGATATTTCGCAGTTGCAGGACGTTCTGACGCTAACGGTGGCTGAATTGTTTCGGCAAGTAGGTACGCTAACGATTGGTACCGCCATTATTTTATACGTTTCCTGGAAACTGACCTTATTCATGCTGGCCACCTTCCCGGTTATCATTGTTGCGGCAATGGTCTTTGGTCGGTTTATCCGCAAACTGTCGAAACAAGCACAGGATTTGCTGGCTCAGGCCAATGTTATTGTTGAGGAAACACTTCAGTCGGTAAACGTGGTAAAAGCATTTACCAACGAACGGCTCGAAATCAATCGCTATGGAACTGCTTTGCAACGGGTTGTTGGTACAGCGCTGCGGGCGGCACGATTCCGGGGAATATTTGTATCCTTCGTGATTTTTGCCCTGTTTGGTGGCATTATTGGCGTAGTATGGTTTGGTGGTTCACTGGTTTTATCGGGCGAAATGCCGTTTGCTGATTTGCTGACATTCATTGTCTACACAACATTTATTGGTGGCTCTGTAGCTGGCATGGGTGATTTATACGCTCAGTTACAGCGAACGATTGGCTCATCGGAGCGGGTGCTGGAAATTCTGGAAGAGCCATCAGAGGTCGACGCTAGTCAGGAAACTCCCTTGTTTGTACCGGTTCATGGGCATGTTCAGTTCGAAGATGTTCGGTTTTCCTATCCGTCTCGCCCTGAAATACCCGTTTTGAAAGGAATCTCCTTTGATGTTGCTGCTGGGCGGAAAATTGCCCTAGTTGGGCAGAGTGGAGCCGGGAAGTCCACCATTGTTCAGTTGTTAATGCGCTATTATCAAATTAGCAGTGGTAAAATTACTGTTGATGGTCGCGATTTAACAGGTTTCAATATAACAGAGTTACGGAAAAATATTGCCGTGGTACCCCAGGAGGTGATGTTGTTTGGCGGTACTATTCTGGAAAATATTCAATACGGTAAACCCGGCGCTACAGAAACAGAGGTTCGGGAAGCAGCACGGAAGGCGAATGCACTTCAATTTATCGATTCATTTCCCGAAGGATTGCAAACGATTGTTGGTGAACGGGGCGTTAAATTGTCAGGAGGTCAGCGACAACGGATTGCTATTGCCCGGGCTATCTTGAAAGACCCAGCCATTTTGATTCTGGATGAAGCTACGAGTTCGCTCGATGCCGAATCTGAACGGTTGGTACAGGAAGCGTTAGATGTGCTGATGCAAAACCGAACGACCATCATTATTGCCCACCGACTGGCAACGATTCGGAAAGTAGACAGGATTTACGTGATGCGCGAAGGCCAAATTGCGGAGTCGGGTACTCACGACGAACTAGCTACGCAGGAAGACGGCATCTATGCAAACCTGGTTAAATTGCAGTTCGAGATAACAGAATAA